From Pseudomonas sp. B21-028, one genomic window encodes:
- a CDS encoding glycosyltransferase, translating to MSNLAQLDAHSLEQAFARLRLMYAKPEHPYYFLAPAYRESSSGVVSLHYLCHMLNLSGREAYICGTEVVNPELKTPLLNSTIRQRHTAAGKVPIAVYPEVFPGNPLNCSVVARFLLNFEGFLTGNGMNAAPTDLFFYYAARLAEHRGDPDGDLLCLPAIDVELFSTVGAGAVRKGSYLYQNRHPLDQIDYSQLPADIRLLSMANPLALPELAELLRNAEVMYSYEWSMTCVMAVLCGCPVIFIPGHGVDQPLLDTSFFGSVGFAMLDQPDPLQRARASLGDALPRYVERTASFWQQLDVFIAKTQATAAREAVGNRLGVLDWLRQRYPSVQPLRLINERLANSAAPSFTVLVRDDGNQLALAHTLDSLDRQLYQRIHVCVMGDADPGRANVQWLASDPKQPATAINGLLGDVQSDWFMLVEAGEEFTAAGLLVTALNLLEAPDSCLAVYADEALRMGGVVDLSLRPDLNLDLLLAFPASLSRHWMYRREALVRLCGFDNACGSAFELAYQLRLISELGVASVGHVSEPLLIANEVRQSECADERAVIDAHLQTRGYGQARAIALESGRYRIDYGHERQASVSILIYLEGQLGSFQRCLESLLVQTDAVDLEVLLIEPGNDEPALLEWLGLVEEMGEGRFQVLRFMPGQSRAAMCNAAAQEARGEYLLWLDAQSAVLEPGWMQALLNHAQRPEVGAVGGKLQDSQGRIRQAGLVLGLGGVAGRAFEGLSSQAAGYMGRLGLEQNCSAVGGECLMLRRALFLEADGFDTNPLLAPWTAVDLCLKLQQAGYLNVWTPDARLLIDPVADAPASSEQEDALFARWLPQLARDPAYNTNFSLRAGEGFARENTELCWYPLQGSVPRVLVCVTEQQVGAYSRLVQPFSALVEAGHIEGTAVSSLLSPVEVERLAPATVVLQRPLDDAGLLALSRLRAFSKAFTVYDLDGYLPQMALKGDFSADELLERLQFGMMQVDRVLVPTLALAELLQGQHHDIRVLETLLPAAWGRVQGKRRTGTKPRLGLLGGKDTQLLADVLPAFAGEVDWVVLGDCPASLQPFLKEQHPAVAQQQLAEVLAALNLDLALVPMAESLGNACSGDLRVLQHAACGHPVICSRVLGFTGGEVLPLTRVNNATQDWIQAIRMHLEDRDASAALGDALQSTVRAQWLLEGERLDAWQRAWLAD from the coding sequence ATGTCGAACCTTGCGCAGCTGGACGCTCACTCGCTCGAACAGGCGTTTGCGCGTCTGCGGCTGATGTATGCCAAGCCCGAACATCCGTACTACTTCCTGGCACCTGCATACCGTGAATCGTCATCGGGCGTCGTTTCGCTGCACTACCTCTGCCACATGCTCAATCTCAGTGGTCGTGAGGCCTATATCTGCGGCACCGAAGTGGTCAATCCGGAACTCAAGACGCCGCTGCTCAATTCGACGATCAGACAACGCCATACGGCAGCGGGCAAGGTGCCGATTGCAGTGTACCCCGAGGTGTTCCCTGGCAATCCACTCAACTGTTCGGTCGTGGCGCGTTTTCTGCTGAATTTCGAGGGCTTCCTCACGGGCAATGGCATGAACGCCGCGCCCACTGACTTGTTTTTCTATTATGCAGCCCGACTCGCCGAACACCGTGGTGACCCTGACGGTGACTTGTTGTGCCTGCCGGCCATTGATGTCGAATTGTTCTCGACGGTGGGTGCTGGAGCTGTGCGCAAGGGTAGCTATCTCTACCAGAATCGCCATCCGCTGGATCAGATCGATTACTCGCAACTGCCCGCGGATATCCGCCTGCTAAGCATGGCTAACCCGTTGGCCCTGCCTGAGCTGGCCGAGCTGCTGCGCAATGCAGAGGTGATGTACAGCTATGAGTGGTCGATGACCTGCGTCATGGCGGTGTTGTGTGGATGCCCGGTGATATTCATTCCTGGCCATGGCGTTGACCAGCCGCTGCTCGACACTAGTTTCTTCGGCAGTGTCGGCTTTGCCATGCTCGATCAGCCGGACCCGTTGCAACGTGCGCGAGCAAGCCTCGGCGACGCCCTGCCGCGTTACGTTGAGCGCACTGCGTCTTTCTGGCAGCAACTGGACGTGTTTATTGCGAAAACCCAAGCGACTGCCGCTCGTGAAGCGGTCGGCAACCGTCTGGGTGTGCTCGACTGGTTGCGCCAGCGTTACCCCTCTGTGCAGCCATTGCGTCTGATCAATGAGCGGTTGGCAAATTCGGCAGCGCCGAGCTTCACTGTCCTGGTCCGCGATGACGGTAATCAGCTGGCGCTGGCCCATACCCTGGACAGCCTGGATCGACAGTTGTATCAACGCATCCATGTGTGCGTGATGGGAGACGCTGACCCGGGGCGTGCTAACGTCCAGTGGCTGGCGAGTGATCCGAAGCAACCGGCAACAGCGATCAATGGTCTGCTCGGGGATGTCCAGAGCGATTGGTTCATGCTGGTTGAGGCAGGGGAGGAGTTCACCGCCGCCGGGCTGCTGGTGACGGCGCTGAATCTGCTTGAAGCGCCTGACAGTTGCCTGGCGGTGTACGCCGACGAGGCGCTGCGCATGGGCGGAGTGGTTGACCTCTCGTTGCGGCCCGACTTGAATCTGGATTTGCTGTTGGCATTTCCAGCCAGCCTTTCCCGTCATTGGATGTACCGTCGTGAGGCGCTGGTGCGCCTGTGCGGTTTCGACAATGCCTGTGGGAGCGCCTTCGAATTGGCCTACCAACTGCGCCTGATCAGCGAGCTGGGCGTGGCGAGCGTCGGTCATGTCAGCGAACCGCTGTTGATCGCCAACGAGGTGCGGCAGTCGGAATGCGCGGATGAGCGTGCGGTCATTGATGCGCATCTGCAAACGCGGGGCTACGGTCAGGCGCGAGCGATTGCACTGGAGTCGGGTCGCTATCGTATCGACTACGGCCACGAGCGGCAGGCCTCGGTCAGTATTCTGATTTACCTGGAAGGCCAGTTGGGGAGTTTTCAGCGTTGCCTGGAAAGCCTGCTGGTGCAGACTGACGCGGTGGACCTCGAGGTGTTGCTGATTGAGCCGGGCAACGACGAGCCGGCACTGCTGGAGTGGCTGGGGTTGGTCGAGGAGATGGGCGAAGGCCGTTTCCAGGTGCTGCGTTTCATGCCGGGGCAGTCTCGTGCAGCCATGTGCAACGCGGCGGCGCAGGAGGCGCGTGGCGAGTATCTGCTCTGGCTCGATGCGCAAAGCGCTGTGCTTGAGCCGGGGTGGATGCAAGCGTTGCTCAATCACGCCCAGCGCCCGGAGGTCGGTGCCGTGGGGGGTAAGTTGCAGGATAGCCAGGGTCGCATACGCCAGGCGGGCCTGGTGTTGGGGCTGGGTGGCGTTGCCGGTCGAGCTTTTGAGGGCCTTTCATCTCAGGCCGCAGGTTACATGGGGCGACTTGGGCTTGAGCAGAATTGCTCCGCAGTGGGCGGTGAATGCCTGATGCTGCGTCGAGCGCTTTTCCTCGAGGCCGATGGCTTTGACACCAATCCGCTGCTGGCGCCCTGGACCGCTGTCGACCTGTGCCTGAAGCTGCAACAGGCAGGCTACCTGAACGTCTGGACTCCTGACGCTCGACTCTTGATAGACCCTGTGGCAGACGCCCCGGCGAGTAGTGAGCAGGAGGATGCCTTGTTCGCGCGCTGGTTGCCACAGTTGGCCCGCGACCCTGCCTACAACACCAACTTTTCGCTGCGCGCTGGCGAGGGCTTTGCCCGGGAAAACACGGAACTGTGCTGGTATCCGCTGCAGGGCAGCGTGCCCAGGGTGTTGGTTTGTGTCACTGAACAGCAGGTGGGGGCTTATTCGCGACTCGTTCAGCCGTTCAGTGCATTGGTTGAAGCGGGGCACATCGAAGGCACTGCTGTGTCGAGTCTGCTGTCGCCAGTGGAGGTCGAACGCCTGGCGCCGGCAACCGTAGTGTTGCAACGACCCCTGGATGACGCCGGGCTGCTGGCTCTGAGTCGTCTGAGGGCATTTTCCAAGGCGTTCACCGTCTACGACCTGGACGGTTACTTGCCGCAAATGGCGCTGAAGGGGGATTTCTCCGCCGATGAGCTGCTGGAGCGCCTGCAGTTCGGGATGATGCAGGTTGATCGCGTGCTGGTCCCTACGTTGGCGCTGGCCGAACTGTTGCAGGGCCAACACCACGACATCCGCGTGTTGGAAACCCTGTTGCCGGCCGCATGGGGGCGTGTACAAGGCAAACGACGCACGGGGACCAAGCCGCGCCTGGGCTTGCTGGGCGGCAAGGATACTCAACTGCTGGCTGACGTGCTGCCCGCGTTCGCTGGCGAAGTAGATTGGGTGGTGCTGGGTGACTGCCCCGCGTCATTGCAGCCTTTTCTGAAGGAGCAGCATCCCGCCGTCGCGCAGCAGCAGTTGGCAGAGGTCCTGGCGGCACTGAATCTGGATCTGGCGCTGGTACCCATGGCGGAAAGCCTGGGCAATGCCTGTTCGGGTGACCTGCGTGTCCTGCAACATGCTGCTTGTGGCCATCCTGTCATTTGCAGCCGCGTCCTGGGCTTTACCGGGGGCGAGGTATTGCCGCTTACACGGGTGAATAATGCGACGCAAGACTGGATCCAGGCGATTCGCATGCATCTGGAGGACCGTGACGCCTCCGCGGCCCTGGGCGACGCCTTGCAGTCGACCGTGCGAGCGCAGTGGCTGCTCGAAGGCGAACGCCTGGACGCCTGGCAACGGGCTTGGCTGGCCGATTGA
- a CDS encoding bifunctional 2-polyprenyl-6-hydroxyphenol methylase/3-demethylubiquinol 3-O-methyltransferase UbiG, with protein sequence MSNDLDTFIAAYSDSFGYAYDNNIILNWYPQRIMALCTQAQSLLELGVGHGFSTHRFSQFFREHTVIDGSASVISQFKTQYPDSKAEIVESYFETFDTDKRFDLIVMGFVLEHVEDPQRVLQRFKHFLAPGGRCFVLVPNGESLHRRFGHAAGLLDNMMALGSGDLELGHVRSYSLQTLTAELEAAGLEVVRKEGVFLKPFTTGQLKQLNLSADIVQAMCTVGIDYPELSCALMLEATLAPS encoded by the coding sequence ATGAGTAACGATCTTGATACCTTCATTGCAGCCTACAGCGACAGCTTTGGCTATGCGTATGACAACAACATCATTCTCAACTGGTATCCCCAACGCATCATGGCGCTCTGCACTCAGGCGCAAAGCCTGCTGGAGCTCGGGGTTGGCCATGGTTTCAGTACACATCGTTTCTCGCAGTTCTTCCGCGAACACACGGTCATCGATGGCTCCGCATCGGTGATCTCACAGTTCAAGACCCAGTATCCAGACAGTAAGGCCGAAATCGTCGAGAGCTACTTCGAGACATTCGACACCGACAAGCGCTTCGACCTCATCGTGATGGGGTTTGTCCTGGAGCATGTCGAAGATCCACAGCGGGTACTGCAAAGGTTCAAGCACTTTCTTGCTCCGGGCGGTCGTTGCTTCGTGCTGGTTCCCAATGGCGAGTCGCTGCATCGGCGGTTCGGTCATGCGGCTGGGTTGCTGGATAACATGATGGCGCTGGGCAGTGGCGATCTGGAACTGGGCCATGTGCGTAGTTATTCGCTACAGACCCTGACCGCCGAATTGGAAGCCGCCGGCCTTGAGGTGGTGCGCAAGGAAGGCGTTTTCCTCAAGCCCTTCACCACCGGGCAATTGAAACAACTGAACTTGAGTGCGGACATCGTCCAGGCCATGTGCACCGTGGGCATCGATTATCCGGAGCTCAGCTGTGCACTGATGCTTGAAGCGACACTTGCTCCGTCATGA
- a CDS encoding NAD(P)-dependent oxidoreductase produces the protein MKSLVIGNTSVIGKAVVLALSRLGEVKLAGRREADITFDLSSHEPCACYEHFDIVVLAAADFGGRQPDDLVRAELVNSVGTLTACRLAEQCGARHFILLSSRSACDRPTDPYFGIYSLSKRHAEEAASLYCQERGMALTILRISQVYDGGEQCRPHQPLLYAIADKAQAGQTVELYGSNDARRNYLHLSDLAEVCARLAEKGVTGLYNCGHPESPRLSEIARAAFEAFGKRSAVRFLPEKSDIPDLPDFDCAHELYDRIGFTPRIDIRRGFELMRAHRESLS, from the coding sequence ATGAAAAGCCTGGTGATCGGCAATACATCAGTCATTGGCAAGGCGGTCGTCCTTGCGTTGTCGCGCCTTGGCGAAGTCAAGTTGGCTGGGCGCCGCGAGGCCGATATTACCTTTGACTTGAGCAGTCATGAGCCTTGCGCTTGCTACGAGCACTTCGACATCGTCGTCCTCGCTGCTGCCGATTTCGGCGGTCGCCAGCCGGATGACCTGGTTCGCGCCGAGTTGGTCAACAGTGTCGGCACGTTGACGGCCTGCCGCCTGGCCGAACAATGCGGGGCGCGTCATTTCATTCTGCTGTCGTCGCGTTCGGCCTGCGACCGTCCGACGGATCCCTACTTCGGCATCTACTCGCTGTCCAAGCGCCATGCCGAAGAAGCGGCGAGCCTGTACTGCCAAGAGCGCGGCATGGCGTTGACGATCCTGCGTATCAGCCAGGTCTACGATGGCGGCGAGCAATGCAGGCCTCACCAACCGTTGCTATATGCCATCGCCGACAAGGCGCAGGCGGGGCAAACCGTCGAGCTGTATGGCAGTAACGACGCCAGGCGTAACTACCTGCACCTGAGCGACCTCGCCGAGGTCTGCGCGCGACTGGCGGAGAAAGGTGTAACTGGATTGTATAACTGCGGCCATCCCGAATCCCCCCGTCTTTCCGAGATTGCGCGGGCCGCATTCGAGGCGTTTGGCAAGCGGTCGGCTGTGCGCTTCCTGCCGGAGAAAAGCGACATCCCCGATCTACCTGACTTCGATTGTGCGCATGAGTTGTATGACCGAATTGGTTTCACCCCGCGAATAGACATTCGCCGGGGCTTCGAATTGATGCGAGCGCACCGGGAGAGCCTGTCATGA
- a CDS encoding ATP-grasp domain-containing protein: MKTVMVTGVGAIMGYGLLKSLRAADPSVRLVGTDIYDDAVGRGWSDVFVQAPLTADPRYGQWLGDTLAGHEVDLLIPGIEQDVHWLSDNRALLATFNCQAVLNNRHLIGLSKDKWAMDQALVALGDASRIPSLLSGDFHSLKEALGLPFLLKPRRSYASKGLVWVREESDFTPHAALLGDYLMAQPIIGSAADEFTVAAFGDGRGDTGPMIAFQRKLASDGSTAKAWVYQDDSLDKTVARLCRAFKPVGPTNLQFRRGSDGAWCLLEINPRISSTSSIRRAFGYNEAAMCLDYYLDGTTPAQPAVRGGFAVRYIEDFIVYDRDHF; this comes from the coding sequence ATGAAGACTGTCATGGTGACTGGCGTAGGTGCCATCATGGGCTACGGCCTACTCAAGTCGCTGCGTGCTGCGGACCCCTCTGTTCGGCTCGTCGGCACCGATATCTACGACGATGCTGTCGGTCGCGGCTGGAGCGATGTATTCGTCCAGGCTCCCTTGACCGCTGACCCGAGGTACGGCCAGTGGCTGGGTGATACGTTGGCCGGGCACGAGGTCGATCTGCTGATTCCCGGGATCGAGCAGGATGTCCATTGGCTGTCGGACAACCGAGCGTTGCTGGCGACATTTAATTGTCAGGCCGTGCTCAACAATCGGCACTTGATCGGCCTTTCCAAGGACAAGTGGGCAATGGACCAGGCGCTGGTGGCGCTGGGGGACGCAAGCCGTATTCCCAGCCTGCTGTCGGGGGATTTTCATTCGCTCAAGGAGGCCTTGGGCCTGCCGTTCCTGCTCAAGCCACGCCGGAGTTACGCGTCCAAAGGGCTGGTCTGGGTTCGCGAGGAGAGTGATTTCACGCCACACGCCGCCCTGCTGGGCGACTACCTCATGGCCCAGCCGATCATTGGCAGTGCAGCCGATGAATTCACGGTAGCGGCGTTTGGCGACGGTCGAGGCGATACTGGTCCGATGATCGCCTTCCAGCGCAAATTGGCCTCGGACGGGTCTACGGCCAAGGCTTGGGTTTATCAGGATGACTCTCTGGACAAGACGGTCGCCAGGCTTTGCCGCGCTTTCAAGCCGGTGGGGCCGACCAACCTGCAATTTCGTCGTGGCAGCGATGGGGCCTGGTGCCTGCTCGAGATCAATCCGCGTATCTCCTCGACCAGTTCGATACGACGCGCATTTGGCTACAACGAGGCGGCTATGTGCCTGGATTATTACCTGGATGGCACGACACCGGCCCAGCCAGCCGTTCGCGGTGGTTTCGCTGTTCGTTATATAGAGGATTTCATTGTCTATGATCGGGATCATTTCTGA
- a CDS encoding metallophosphoesterase, with translation MIGIISDVHGNYSALRTVLAELDGLGVSRIICLGDTAGYYSQVNECCEALRERNIFSVMGNHDWYLARNERCPRSNSANACLDYQQGVITSQNLAWLGSLPERSIQDGVSIVHGGWNDPLDEYVRPSQAYFAPLPGRHFASGHTHVQYLWSDEGKIYCNPGSVGQPRDGDPRAGFATWDGEAFNLHRVEYDIAEAQQAMKRAGFTPYFYDNLDIGSQIGGRISAV, from the coding sequence ATGATCGGGATCATTTCTGACGTACATGGCAATTACAGCGCTCTGCGAACAGTGCTTGCCGAACTTGATGGGCTGGGTGTGTCGCGAATTATCTGCCTGGGTGACACGGCCGGTTATTACAGTCAGGTCAATGAGTGTTGCGAAGCTCTGCGCGAGCGAAACATTTTCTCCGTGATGGGCAATCATGACTGGTACCTGGCCAGGAATGAGCGCTGTCCTCGTTCCAATAGCGCCAATGCGTGCCTGGACTATCAACAGGGCGTCATCACTTCGCAGAATCTGGCCTGGCTGGGATCACTTCCGGAGCGCTCGATCCAGGATGGAGTGAGCATCGTCCATGGAGGCTGGAACGATCCGCTGGACGAGTACGTACGCCCCTCGCAAGCGTATTTCGCGCCGTTGCCTGGTCGGCATTTCGCATCAGGCCATACCCATGTCCAGTACTTGTGGAGTGACGAGGGCAAGATCTATTGCAATCCCGGTTCGGTCGGCCAGCCACGTGACGGTGATCCCCGGGCAGGTTTCGCGACCTGGGACGGTGAAGCGTTCAATCTGCACCGGGTTGAATACGATATCGCTGAGGCTCAACAGGCGATGAAGAGGGCCGGATTTACCCCGTACTTCTATGACAATCTTGATATCGGCAGCCAGATCGGTGGGCGGATCAGTGCGGTTTGA
- the rffA gene encoding dTDP-4-amino-4,6-dideoxygalactose transaminase, producing MSKETILFNRPYMTGKELDYIAQAKFGNMLAGDGPFTKQCHRWLESHTGCNKALLTHSCTAALEMAALLLDIQPGDEVILPSYTFVSTANAFVLRGAVPVFVDVRPDTLNLDERLIEAAITSRTKAIVPVHYAGVACEMDTILAIARKHGLAVVEDAAQGVMSTYKGRALGSIGDLGAFSFHETKNVISGEGGALLANDPAMALRAEIIREKGTDRSRFFRGEVDKYTWQEVGSSFLPGEMTAAFLWAQLEEAQAITQRRLAIWEHYHAALAGLERQGLLRRPIVPDDCQHNAHMYYVLLAPGVERQTVLEMLKNQAIYAVFHYVPLHSSPGGARYGRVHGSMAITDGYSERLLRLPIWLGLTRDQQDRVVEVLGGALATLAT from the coding sequence ATGAGCAAAGAAACGATACTCTTCAACCGCCCGTACATGACCGGCAAGGAGCTGGATTACATTGCCCAGGCCAAGTTCGGCAACATGCTCGCCGGTGATGGTCCGTTCACCAAGCAGTGCCACCGCTGGCTGGAGTCCCACACGGGTTGCAACAAAGCATTGCTCACCCATTCCTGTACCGCTGCGCTGGAAATGGCGGCCTTGCTGCTGGACATTCAGCCCGGCGATGAAGTCATCCTGCCTTCCTATACCTTCGTTTCCACGGCCAACGCTTTTGTGTTGCGTGGCGCGGTGCCGGTTTTCGTCGACGTACGTCCTGACACCTTGAACCTGGACGAGCGCCTGATCGAGGCGGCGATCACGTCACGGACCAAGGCCATCGTGCCCGTCCATTACGCCGGCGTGGCCTGCGAGATGGACACTATCCTGGCCATTGCGCGTAAGCACGGGCTGGCGGTGGTCGAAGACGCCGCGCAGGGGGTGATGTCAACCTACAAGGGCCGAGCCTTGGGCAGCATCGGGGACCTTGGAGCATTCAGTTTTCACGAAACCAAGAACGTGATCTCGGGGGAAGGTGGGGCTTTGCTGGCCAATGATCCTGCCATGGCACTGCGAGCCGAGATCATCCGGGAGAAAGGTACCGACCGCAGTCGCTTCTTCAGGGGCGAGGTGGACAAATACACCTGGCAAGAGGTGGGCTCATCGTTTCTGCCCGGAGAAATGACTGCAGCCTTCCTTTGGGCTCAGTTGGAGGAGGCGCAAGCCATCACCCAACGCCGCCTGGCGATCTGGGAGCATTACCATGCTGCTCTGGCGGGACTTGAACGGCAGGGGCTGCTGCGTCGTCCTATCGTTCCCGACGATTGCCAGCACAATGCGCACATGTACTACGTGCTCTTGGCGCCAGGTGTGGAGCGCCAGACTGTTCTCGAGATGCTCAAGAACCAGGCAATCTATGCGGTTTTCCACTACGTACCGCTGCATTCATCCCCCGGTGGAGCGCGCTATGGGCGTGTGCATGGCTCTATGGCGATTACCGATGGTTACTCGGAGCGGCTATTGCGTTTGCCAATATGGCTCGGTCTGACCAGGGATCAACAAGACCGGGTGGTCGAGGTGCTCGGCGGAGCTTTGGCAACCCTTGCCACTTAG
- a CDS encoding flagellar basal body rod protein FlgF gives MDKYLYVAMTGASQNALAQRAHANNLANISTNGFQKDLEQARSMPVFGDSFPARAFAMSERPATDFTPGALVETGRDLDVAVSGPGWMAVQNPDGGESYVRTGSLNVDALGVLRAGNGMPVMGNGGPIAVPPEQKIEIGQDGTISIRAMGEGPRVMAEVDRIKLVNPDLKNMTKGLDGSIRTKDGQPAPIDANVQLVSGFQEASNVNAVDEMTSVLALAKQFELHVKMMNTAKEGDEAMARVLQI, from the coding sequence GTGGACAAGTACCTATATGTGGCAATGACCGGCGCCAGCCAGAACGCACTGGCGCAGCGGGCCCATGCCAACAACCTGGCGAACATCTCCACCAATGGTTTTCAGAAAGACCTGGAGCAGGCACGTTCGATGCCGGTGTTCGGCGACAGCTTTCCGGCGCGGGCGTTTGCCATGTCCGAGCGGCCTGCCACCGATTTCACCCCGGGTGCGCTGGTTGAGACCGGTCGCGACCTCGACGTGGCGGTCAGCGGGCCGGGCTGGATGGCGGTGCAGAACCCTGACGGCGGTGAAAGCTACGTGCGCACCGGCAGCCTCAACGTCGACGCGCTGGGCGTACTGCGGGCCGGCAACGGCATGCCGGTAATGGGTAATGGCGGTCCTATCGCCGTGCCGCCGGAGCAGAAAATCGAAATCGGCCAAGACGGCACCATCAGCATCCGCGCCATGGGCGAAGGCCCGCGTGTGATGGCTGAAGTGGACCGCATCAAGCTGGTCAACCCGGACCTCAAGAACATGACCAAGGGCCTGGACGGTTCCATCCGTACCAAGGACGGCCAGCCGGCACCGATCGACGCCAATGTGCAACTGGTGTCAGGGTTCCAGGAAGCGAGCAACGTCAATGCTGTGGACGAGATGACTTCGGTGCTGGCCCTGGCCAAGCAATTCGAGCTTCACGTGAAAATGATGAACACCGCCAAAGAAGGCGACGAGGCCATGGCTCGGGTCTTGCAGATCTAA
- the flgG gene encoding flagellar basal-body rod protein FlgG, with product MLPALWVAKTGLSAQDTNLTTISNNLANVSTTGFKRDRAEFQDLLYQVKRQPGAQSTQDSELPSGLQVGTGVRIVGTQKNFTAGSLQTTEQPLDMAIDGRGFFQILQPDGTTSYTRDGTFHLDSNGQIVNASGFALEPAIIIPNDAQTFTVGRDGTVSITVAGNPAAQVIGNLQTADFINPAGLQAVGNNLFLETAASGAPQIGTPGLNGFGTTLQNTLETSNVSTVEEMVNMITTQRAYEMNSKVISTADQMLSFVTQNL from the coding sequence ATGCTTCCGGCTCTGTGGGTTGCCAAAACAGGTCTGTCCGCCCAGGACACCAACCTGACCACCATTTCCAACAACCTGGCGAACGTCTCGACCACGGGTTTCAAACGTGACCGTGCCGAATTCCAGGACCTGCTGTACCAAGTCAAGCGTCAACCAGGCGCCCAGTCGACCCAGGACAGCGAACTGCCGTCGGGCCTGCAAGTCGGTACCGGTGTGCGCATTGTCGGCACCCAGAAAAACTTCACCGCCGGCAGCCTGCAAACCACCGAGCAGCCGCTGGACATGGCCATCGACGGTCGCGGTTTCTTCCAGATCCTGCAGCCGGACGGCACCACGTCCTATACCCGTGACGGCACGTTCCACCTGGACTCCAATGGCCAGATCGTCAACGCCAGCGGTTTCGCCCTGGAACCGGCCATCATCATCCCGAACGATGCCCAGACCTTCACCGTGGGCCGTGACGGCACCGTGTCCATCACCGTGGCGGGCAACCCGGCCGCCCAGGTGATCGGCAACCTGCAGACCGCCGACTTCATCAACCCGGCCGGCCTGCAAGCGGTAGGCAACAACTTGTTCCTGGAAACCGCTGCCAGCGGCGCGCCGCAGATCGGCACCCCGGGTTTGAACGGTTTCGGCACCACGCTGCAAAACACCCTGGAAACCTCCAACGTGAGCACCGTTGAGGAGATGGTCAACATGATCACCACCCAGCGTGCCTACGAGATGAACTCCAAGGTGATCTCCACCGCCGACCAGATGCTTTCGTTCGTTACGCAGAATCTGTAA
- the flgH gene encoding flagellar basal body L-ring protein FlgH has protein sequence MKRFVSVLALSGITALAGCVAPTPRPNDPYYAPVLPRTPLPAAANNGSIYQAGFEQNLYSDRKAFRVGDIITITLNERTQASKNANSQVDKTSNTSVGLTSLFGSSLTTNNPIGSGDLSLNAGYGSDRATKGDSKSGQSNSLTGSITVTVADVLPNGIIVVRGEKWLTLNTGDELVRIAGMVRADDIATDNTVPSTRVADARITYSGTGAFADASQPGWFDRFFLSPKFPF, from the coding sequence ATGAAACGCTTTGTATCTGTACTGGCACTGAGTGGGATCACCGCGCTTGCGGGGTGTGTCGCGCCAACGCCCAGGCCCAATGACCCGTACTACGCTCCGGTGTTGCCGCGCACGCCGTTGCCGGCAGCCGCCAACAATGGCTCGATCTACCAGGCCGGTTTCGAGCAGAACCTGTACAGCGATCGCAAGGCGTTCCGGGTCGGTGACATCATTACCATCACCCTGAACGAGCGGACCCAGGCGAGCAAGAACGCCAACTCCCAGGTGGACAAGACCAGCAACACCAGTGTCGGCCTCACCTCGCTGTTCGGCTCCAGCCTGACCACCAACAATCCCATTGGCAGCGGCGACCTGAGCCTCAACGCCGGTTACGGTTCCGACCGGGCCACCAAGGGTGACAGCAAGTCTGGCCAGAGCAACAGCCTGACCGGTTCCATTACCGTGACCGTCGCCGATGTATTGCCCAACGGCATCATTGTCGTGCGTGGCGAGAAGTGGCTGACGCTCAACACCGGTGACGAACTGGTGCGCATCGCCGGCATGGTTCGCGCCGACGACATCGCCACCGACAACACCGTTCCTTCCACCCGTGTGGCGGATGCGCGCATCACGTATTCGGGTACCGGTGCCTTTGCCGATGCGAGTCAGCCGGGCTGGTTCGACCGTTTCTTCCTCAGCCCGAAGTTCCCTTTCTAG